In Eucalyptus grandis isolate ANBG69807.140 chromosome 4, ASM1654582v1, whole genome shotgun sequence, the following proteins share a genomic window:
- the LOC104440702 gene encoding LOW QUALITY PROTEIN: pentatricopeptide repeat-containing protein At5g64320, mitochondrial (The sequence of the model RefSeq protein was modified relative to this genomic sequence to represent the inferred CDS: inserted 1 base in 1 codon; deleted 1 base in 1 codon), which translates to MLRRFRLSPSGGKLLWSLFEPACCSHCMVGSDKVHSVGTLPGIHESDSEKETEWERLLKPFDLEELRKSLTGISPYQLCKLLGLPIDVPMLMELFERAGAQKNYSHTFDVYCILINKLGAAKEFKIIDRLLLQMKEEQITFRESFFLXIMKHYGRASLPGQATRLLLDMRSIYSCEPTFRSYNVVLDILVAENCPNVAPNVYYDMLSKGVSPTVYTFFVVMRALCLINEVDSACSLLRDMTRHGCVPNSAVYQILIHALSKRKRVDDALKLLDEMFLMGCRPDVQTFNDILGGLCKFNRIHEAAKLFDRMLLRGFTPDGFSYGVLIHALCKVGKVDEARALWDKMPGSDVVLFNTMLSGYVMNGRFDEGKSLFRCLLDSPYKPDVFSYNILIYGLCKKGHLHSARDLVNEMEDNGCKPNVITYTILIDALCKLGYLNEANCLLTEMTGKGINLNVVGYNCLICALCKERRIPEALKMYNEMTEKGCKPDIYTFNSLIHGLTRDDKLEQALGLYHDMLLGGVAANTVTYNILTHAFLKRNEIQEALKLINEMIFRGCPLDNITYNGLIKALCRAGAVDRALGLFEEMTRKGLRPNNISCNILINGLGRTGRVQEALEFLRDMIHQGLTPDIVTYNSLLNGLCREGRMREALNLFDRLKLEGICPDVITYNTLISWLCKEGLFEDACLFLQGGIGSGFLPNHCTWQILVSNCISEVLP; encoded by the exons ATGTTAAGGAGGTTTAGACTCTCCCCATCGGGGGGCAAACTTCTTTGGTCTCTATTTGAGCCTGCTTGTTGTTCACATTGTATGGTGGGATCCGATAAAGTACATTCGGTTGGGACTCTTCCCGGCATACATGAGTCAGATTCAGAGAAGGAGACGGAGTGGGAGAGGTTACTTAAACCTTTCGATCTGGAAGAACTACGAAAGTCGCTCACGGGGATTTCGCCTTATCAGCTTTGCAAATTGCTCGGGCTTCCGATCGATGTGCCGATGTTGATGGAGTTATTTGAGCGGGCAGGTGCACAGAAGAACTATTCCCACACGTTCGATGTATACTGTATTTTGATCAATAAGTTGGGTGCAGCAAAAGAGTTTAAGATTATTGATAGACTGTTGTTGCAAATGAAAGAAGAGCAGATTACTTTTAGGGAGTCCTTTTTCT TGATTATGAAACACTATGGAAGAGCTAGTTTGCCTGGACAAGCCACTAGGTTGCTCTTGGATATGAGGAGTATATATTCTTGTGAACCAACATTTAGGTCATATAATGTTGTTTTGGACATACTAGTAGCTGAGAACTGTCCAAATGTTGCACCCAATGTATATTATGACATGTTGAGTAAAGGTGTTTCTCCTACTGTTTATACTTTTTTTGTGGTGATGAGGGCCCTTTGCCTTATCAATGAGGTGGATTCGGCATGTTCTTTATTGAGAGACATGACGAGACATGGCTGTGTGCCTAATTCGGCAGTGTACCAAATTCTTATTCATGCACTttccaagagaaaaagagttGATGATGCATTGAAATTACTGGATGAGATGTTCCTTATGGGTTGCAGACCCGATGTTCAGACCTTTAATGACATTTTAGGTGGTTTGTGTAAGTTCAACCGGATTCATGAGGCAGCTAAACTGTTTGACCGCATGCTTCTTCGT GGTTTTACCCCTGATGGTTTTTCTTATGGGGTTCTGATTCATGCTCTCTGCAAGGTGGGGAAAGTTGATGAAGCAAGGGCTTTATGGGACAAAATGCCTGGTTCAGATGTTGTGCTTTTTAATACTATGCTGAGTGGATATGTGATGAACGGACGATTTGATGAAGGAAAGTCTCTGTTCCGTTGCCTTTTGGATAGTCCCTACAAGCCTGATGTCTTTTCATACAACATACTAATCTATGGACTTTGTAAGAAGGGGCATTTGCACTCTGCACGGGATTTGGTAAATGAGATGGAAGATAATGGTTGCAAGCCAAATGTGATCACATACACAATTTTGATTGATGCACTCTGCAAACTGGGTTACCTAAATGAAGCTAATTGTCTTTTGACTGAGATGACAGGGAAGGGAATCAACCTGAATGTAGTGGGATACAATTGTCTCATATGCGCCCTTTGTAAGGAAAGAAGAATTCCTGAAGCCCTGAAAATGTACAATGAAATGACAGAAAAAGGATGTAAGCCTGACATATATACATTCAATTCTTTAATACATGGACTAACCAGGGATGATAAGCTGGAACAGGCCTTGGGATTGTACcatgacatgttattaggaggAGTGGCTGCTAATACGGTTACCTATAATATATTGACGCATGCCTTCTTAAAGAGGAATGAGATTCAAGAAGCTCTTAAGCTTATAAATGAAATGATATTTAGAGGGTGTCCTCTGGATAATATCACTTATAATGGCCTGATTAAGGCACTCTGTCGAGCTGGTGCTGTTGATAGAGCATTAggattatttgaagaaatgaccAGAAAAGGACTTCGTCCCAATAACATCTCTTGCAATATTTTGATTAATGGCCTCGGTCGAACTGGAAGAGTACAAGAAGCACTTGAGTTCTTGAGGGATATGATTCACCAAGGCTTGACACCTGACATTGTAACATATAACAGCCTCCTGAATGGCCTATGCAGGGAAGGCCGCATGCGTGAGGCTTTAAATCTGTTTGACAGGCTAAAACTTGAAGGAATTTGCCCAGATGTTATTACATATAACACTTTGATCAGTTGGCTGTGCAAGGAGGGGTTGTTTGAGGATGCATGTTTATTCCTGCAAGGTGGAATAGGGAGTGGATTTTTGCCCAATCATTGTACTTGGCAAATTTTAGTAAGCAATTGTATAAGCGAGGTATTGCCCTGA